The Lachnospiraceae bacterium oral taxon 500 genome window below encodes:
- a CDS encoding acyl-CoA thioester hydrolase has protein sequence MKKEIKTIEKDGYNGVYWPNPNGSKYCMIAMLGDDTKDMMAKGGVKWLQKKGLNVLTMSPAPKDYGHHNYPLERFEKALAFLKTMGNEEIGIMGASTTGMLALVAASYFSEITLTIAISPSDFVMEGFYQDGKDGAHERPGDGESSVSYHGKPLPYLPYAYRHPEYWQKISEETKRRGAMVASRDLFDESEKRHPVQEAEKIKVENIKGRILLIGAEDDVLWDTCKYIRRMENRLKERDADNSVVLMTYEHGTHFIFPQTMLTGILPVGSGLFISMAFKEAKQYPKECKQTRIEVDERLSEELKQWINSAR, from the coding sequence ATGAAGAAAGAAATCAAAACAATAGAGAAAGATGGATATAACGGCGTATACTGGCCGAATCCGAACGGCAGTAAATATTGCATGATTGCCATGCTTGGTGATGATACAAAAGACATGATGGCAAAGGGTGGCGTCAAATGGCTTCAAAAGAAAGGTCTGAACGTCCTCACAATGTCACCGGCCCCAAAAGATTACGGTCACCATAACTATCCACTCGAACGTTTTGAGAAGGCACTTGCATTTCTGAAGACGATGGGCAATGAAGAAATCGGTATTATGGGTGCCTCGACAACTGGTATGCTTGCGCTTGTCGCAGCGTCATACTTTTCGGAAATAACGCTTACGATAGCCATTTCTCCTTCTGATTTTGTGATGGAAGGTTTTTATCAGGATGGGAAAGACGGGGCTCACGAACGTCCGGGAGACGGAGAGTCATCTGTTTCATATCACGGTAAGCCGCTTCCTTATCTGCCCTATGCGTATCGCCATCCGGAATACTGGCAGAAAATATCTGAGGAAACCAAACGGCGTGGCGCGATGGTTGCCAGTCGCGATTTGTTCGATGAATCGGAGAAAAGGCATCCCGTGCAGGAAGCCGAGAAAATAAAGGTGGAGAATATAAAGGGTCGCATTCTGCTGATTGGTGCGGAGGATGATGTACTTTGGGATACCTGTAAATACATTCGTAGAATGGAAAACAGGCTGAAAGAAAGGGACGCGGATAACAGTGTAGTTCTCATGACCTATGAACATGGAACGCATTTTATTTTTCCGCAGACCATGTTAACAGGCATTCTTCCTGTGGGTTCCGGGCTGTTTATCAGCATGGCTTTTAAGGAGGCAAAGCAGTATCCTAAAGAGTGTAAGCAGACGAGGATTGAAGTTGATGAGCGCTTATCGGAGGAACTAAAGCAGTGGATAAATTCGGCTCGATAA
- a CDS encoding PcfB family protein yields MINEEIARKTLNLEIKAAKVTGKLLLALLKKLMKEAKKLGGLEKLVKVNGNEVKLKDMAKKGQLEEIPVEEAELKELKKELNKYGVKFSVMKDKETGKYAVFFQAKDMKMMEKAFKNALARSERKTERKESIRKNIEKFKEMAKNTVSKDKVKNKQKEQSL; encoded by the coding sequence TTGATTAACGAAGAAATTGCAAGAAAGACACTAAACCTTGAGATTAAAGCTGCCAAAGTAACCGGAAAACTTCTTTTAGCCCTATTGAAAAAACTGATGAAAGAAGCAAAAAAACTGGGAGGACTTGAAAAACTCGTTAAAGTAAACGGAAATGAAGTCAAGCTCAAAGATATGGCTAAAAAAGGGCAACTGGAAGAAATACCGGTAGAAGAAGCGGAACTGAAAGAACTGAAAAAAGAGCTGAATAAATACGGGGTTAAGTTTTCCGTCATGAAAGATAAAGAAACAGGAAAATACGCCGTATTTTTCCAAGCCAAAGATATGAAAATGATGGAGAAAGCCTTTAAAAATGCTCTTGCAAGATCAGAAAGAAAAACGGAACGGAAAGAATCCATTCGTAAAAATATCGAGAAGTTTAAAGAGATGGCAAAAAATACTGTTTCTAAGGATAAAGTTAAGAATAAACAAAAGGAGCAGAGCCTATGA
- a CDS encoding phage portal protein produces MYRTEEEISEKLIIKMINRYERDYGKRFLKLQQYYENDTAILSRASISDGKINNKLANAYSGYITDMATGYFIGKPVTYSATNNDFMKEIQDLLDYTDEQEHNLEVAKQTSIKGRCFEIVYLDAKDFDKNKRPRLRVAKVQAEQMLCVYDYALSPEIRFAIRWYDYETGEKKIRKIEVYTASEIRYYTKNGSSLLLEDTVQHFFGMVPVIEFWNNEEKQGDFEKVITLIDAYDKAGSDSMNNLEYFANCYMYLIGMDETDESDIEKMRKLRVLLLKEKGEAGFLQKQSNFEETKYISERLDNDIHKFSMVPNLSDENFAGNSSGIAMLYKLLGLEQLAVKKERKFKKSLQRRLEIICRYLNFLGNNYDWRDIDIKFQRNLPVNDKENVEIVTMLQNIVSKQTALSHLKIIDNVQTELEKIEEEKAAYVDLDGVSYESTE; encoded by the coding sequence ATGTATCGCACCGAAGAAGAAATCAGTGAAAAATTGATTATAAAGATGATTAACCGCTATGAAAGAGACTACGGCAAGCGCTTTTTAAAGCTGCAACAGTATTATGAAAATGACACTGCGATTTTAAGCAGAGCCTCCATCTCAGATGGAAAAATTAATAATAAATTGGCAAATGCCTATTCTGGCTATATTACGGATATGGCAACGGGTTATTTTATTGGAAAGCCGGTAACTTATTCCGCAACAAACAATGACTTTATGAAAGAAATACAGGATTTGCTGGATTATACGGATGAGCAAGAGCATAATCTGGAAGTTGCCAAACAGACATCGATTAAAGGGCGCTGCTTTGAAATCGTGTATTTAGATGCCAAAGACTTTGATAAAAACAAGCGCCCAAGGCTTAGAGTTGCAAAAGTACAAGCAGAACAGATGCTATGTGTGTATGACTATGCCTTATCACCGGAAATCCGTTTTGCGATTCGTTGGTATGATTATGAAACAGGCGAAAAGAAAATCCGAAAGATAGAAGTCTACACAGCATCAGAAATACGATATTATACTAAAAATGGCAGTTCTCTATTACTGGAAGATACCGTACAACATTTCTTTGGAATGGTTCCGGTAATTGAATTTTGGAATAACGAAGAAAAACAAGGAGATTTTGAGAAAGTCATCACTTTGATTGATGCGTATGACAAAGCCGGATCAGATAGTATGAATAATTTAGAGTACTTTGCCAATTGTTATATGTATCTCATCGGGATGGACGAAACCGACGAATCAGACATTGAGAAAATGCGAAAGTTAAGGGTTTTACTTCTAAAAGAAAAAGGAGAAGCCGGATTTTTGCAAAAACAAAGTAATTTTGAGGAAACGAAGTATATTTCGGAGCGATTGGACAATGATATTCATAAGTTTTCCATGGTTCCGAATTTATCCGATGAAAATTTTGCAGGGAATTCATCGGGAATTGCTATGCTGTATAAACTCTTAGGACTGGAACAGCTTGCGGTTAAGAAAGAAAGAAAATTTAAAAAAAGCTTGCAAAGGCGGCTGGAAATCATTTGCCGGTATCTAAACTTTCTGGGAAACAACTATGACTGGCGGGATATTGATATTAAGTTTCAACGAAATCTCCCGGTCAATGACAAAGAAAATGTAGAAATTGTTACAATGCTACAAAACATTGTTTCCAAGCAGACAGCCCTTTCACACTTAAAAATCATTGACAATGTGCAGACGGAGCTGGAAAAAATCGAAGAAGAAAAAGCAGCGTATGTTGATCTGGATGGAGTTTCTTATGAATCTACCGAATGA
- a CDS encoding AAA family ATPase, which translates to MEKEQKEHLLKKFDNLVQKVGSQAKACKLVGISPSIMTPLRKGEYSGAEDKQYEILENYFQIKEEAKAGRQVETYVPTSISESVYAYIRNAQIKGGLLAISGAAGIGKTRAIRKYAAESQGTCLWITANPCLNTVKPILKKLCKELNIANVRTNDDMYMAILEKLRDGMVLVFDEAQHLSLKVIETLRGFSDYFLDRNMTLGIVFVGNSTTITRFGGRQDAVFEQIANRTIQKPVFQTSDIRKKDIQMLYPELTDEKSIDFMLKIAQSREAIRGANNLFSNAYDNENITYEGLVSMAKHMHMMI; encoded by the coding sequence ATGGAAAAAGAACAAAAAGAACATCTATTAAAAAAGTTTGATAATCTGGTTCAAAAAGTAGGAAGCCAAGCCAAAGCATGTAAACTGGTCGGAATCTCGCCCAGCATTATGACACCACTAAGGAAAGGAGAATACAGCGGAGCGGAAGATAAGCAGTATGAGATTCTGGAAAATTACTTTCAAATCAAGGAAGAAGCCAAAGCCGGACGGCAGGTGGAAACCTATGTGCCGACATCCATTTCCGAAAGCGTTTATGCCTATATTCGGAATGCTCAGATTAAAGGCGGGCTCTTAGCTATTTCGGGGGCAGCCGGAATCGGAAAGACCAGAGCTATCCGTAAATATGCAGCGGAAAGCCAAGGCACTTGCCTTTGGATTACCGCTAATCCTTGTTTAAATACCGTTAAACCAATATTAAAAAAGCTTTGTAAGGAGCTCAACATTGCCAATGTACGAACCAATGACGATATGTACATGGCAATTTTGGAAAAGCTTCGGGACGGCATGGTACTCGTATTTGACGAAGCACAGCATTTGTCTTTAAAGGTGATTGAAACGCTTCGAGGGTTTTCGGACTATTTCCTTGATAGAAACATGACCTTAGGAATCGTGTTCGTGGGCAATAGTACAACGATAACAAGGTTCGGCGGCAGGCAAGATGCGGTGTTTGAACAAATTGCCAACCGAACCATTCAAAAGCCGGTTTTCCAAACTTCAGATATTCGCAAGAAAGACATTCAAATGCTTTACCCGGAGCTGACGGATGAAAAATCAATTGATTTTATGTTGAAAATTGCGCAGTCAAGGGAAGCAATCCGGGGAGCGAATAACCTGTTTTCAAATGCCTATGATAATGAAAATATTACTTATGAGGGGCTGGTTAGTATGGCAAAGCACATGCATATGATGATTTAA
- a CDS encoding phage antirepressor Ant: MSSLITFENMKFGKLTVIEKDGEFFFIGNEIAELLGYSNYRKAVMVHVDEEDKLRSQIGYAGQMREVTLINESGLYSLILSSKLLQAKEFKRWVTKDVLPSIRKNGGYIRNQENLSKEEILANAVLLANNLITEKEKVIEDLEPKAKYFDELVNNHLLTNFRNTAKELHIPQKVFIQFLIDKELIYRDKKNRLLPYAKNNKGYFEVKEWCKEGSEAVGIQTFVTPKGRHYLLLLIGGEKTRDR; this comes from the coding sequence ATGAGCAGCTTGATAACATTTGAAAATATGAAATTCGGGAAACTCACTGTAATTGAAAAAGACGGTGAGTTTTTCTTTATCGGAAATGAAATCGCAGAATTGCTTGGGTACAGCAATTATAGAAAAGCAGTTATGGTTCATGTAGATGAAGAAGATAAGCTGCGTTCCCAAATTGGGTACGCAGGTCAAATGAGGGAAGTAACCTTAATCAACGAGTCCGGTCTTTACTCTCTTATCCTATCTTCCAAGCTGCTACAGGCAAAAGAGTTTAAGCGTTGGGTTACAAAAGATGTGCTTCCGAGCATTCGCAAAAATGGCGGATATATAAGAAATCAAGAGAATTTATCGAAAGAAGAGATACTCGCCAATGCGGTGCTTCTTGCCAATAATCTCATTACTGAAAAAGAAAAAGTGATTGAAGATTTAGAGCCGAAAGCTAAGTATTTTGATGAATTGGTGAATAACCATCTGCTTACCAATTTCAGAAATACAGCAAAAGAGCTTCATATCCCGCAAAAAGTATTCATTCAATTCCTCATAGACAAGGAACTTATTTATCGGGATAAGAAAAATAGACTTCTACCCTATGCCAAGAACAACAAAGGATATTTTGAGGTAAAGGAATGGTGCAAAGAAGGGAGCGAAGCGGTCGGGATACAGACCTTTGTAACACCGAAAGGCAGGCACTACCTATTACTTTTGATTGGAGGTGAAAAGACTCGTGATAGATAA
- a CDS encoding integrase, protein MDCSVRTVRRKIAEHSLIALEQKNKKNGQTEYLIRLEDLPESVQRKYLKQEELFLPEAKDSAHYGKGLKEEKKSFSDFNEREREEIREWIEILKQWQTERALYHNKTEADKNIIATINAELFRRGSNLTVSSSVLYRKFFFYRNGDYEGLLDKRGGWNKGNSSMPAEVWDAFLFYYLDERQPALAKVYKDTLQWTKEFYPHFLEVMPSERTFRRKLEKEVPLAVQTYLRQGAKALDDECLPYIERAYDELQVNDVWVTDNHTLDIISAYDNGKKDKHRMYLTAFWDAKSGILTGWNITNDPSINSTLFALRHGIKRCGVPKVIYADNGSEFMSYDFGGRGKRSQKPENEIEYALTILGRMGIEIRTAKVKNARAKPVERFFLSFKEHISKLFSTYTGGNITERSESLKSQIKKGNIPTDSKLRDDLALLIEKENCEPYGGAEKRKYQGMTKIEVFNEGLKHIKQVLMTEDDLDLFLLRGKKQKVGRKGVYLEIAKEKIYFMAADTWLHFGREVLVRYDPTDLSSVRIYDMEDRYMATWEVERTLLLNFLESDTDRLAEANEKLASVRKSVKQYAKDMFANMRPDTKIDILDLQIRKAHRLTEGTLIEQSSLVEVRRYEEKKLHQATGTDNAVVIDIDRMNRNGERRKRG, encoded by the coding sequence ATGGATTGCTCCGTAAGGACAGTAAGAAGAAAAATTGCAGAACATAGTCTTATAGCCTTGGAGCAGAAAAATAAAAAAAATGGGCAAACCGAATATCTCATAAGACTGGAAGATCTGCCGGAGAGCGTGCAAAGAAAATATTTAAAACAAGAAGAATTATTTTTACCGGAAGCAAAGGATTCTGCTCATTACGGCAAGGGGTTAAAGGAAGAAAAAAAGAGTTTTTCGGATTTTAATGAAAGGGAGCGAGAAGAAATCCGGGAATGGATTGAAATCTTAAAGCAATGGCAGACCGAACGGGCACTATATCACAACAAGACCGAAGCAGATAAAAATATTATTGCGACCATTAATGCGGAACTCTTTCGTAGAGGGAGTAACCTTACGGTCAGCAGCAGCGTATTATACCGGAAGTTTTTCTTTTACCGCAACGGTGATTATGAAGGGCTACTGGATAAGCGTGGCGGTTGGAACAAAGGAAATTCTTCGATGCCGGCTGAAGTTTGGGATGCGTTTTTGTTTTACTATCTCGATGAAAGACAACCGGCACTGGCGAAGGTCTACAAGGACACACTTCAATGGACAAAAGAGTTTTATCCGCATTTTTTGGAAGTTATGCCCAGCGAGCGTACCTTTCGCCGGAAGTTAGAAAAAGAAGTGCCGTTAGCAGTCCAGACTTATTTGCGCCAAGGTGCGAAAGCGCTGGATGACGAGTGCCTGCCATATATTGAAAGAGCCTATGACGAATTGCAGGTCAATGATGTCTGGGTAACCGATAACCACACGCTGGATATTATCAGTGCTTATGATAATGGAAAAAAAGACAAGCATCGCATGTATTTAACGGCCTTTTGGGATGCGAAGTCCGGGATTTTAACCGGTTGGAATATTACCAATGATCCCAGCATTAACTCCACGCTTTTTGCCCTGCGGCATGGGATTAAGCGCTGTGGTGTGCCGAAAGTAATCTACGCCGACAACGGTAGCGAGTTTATGAGTTATGACTTTGGCGGTCGGGGAAAGCGAAGCCAAAAACCGGAGAATGAAATCGAATACGCTCTTACCATTCTTGGCCGGATGGGGATAGAGATTCGGACGGCAAAGGTCAAAAATGCTAGAGCAAAGCCGGTCGAGCGCTTTTTCTTAAGCTTTAAGGAACATATCAGTAAGCTGTTTAGCACTTACACCGGCGGCAACATTACCGAGCGATCGGAGAGCCTGAAAAGCCAAATCAAAAAGGGGAATATTCCAACGGATTCCAAACTTCGGGACGACTTGGCGCTTTTAATCGAAAAAGAAAACTGCGAGCCTTATGGCGGCGCAGAAAAGCGGAAATATCAAGGCATGACCAAAATAGAGGTATTTAATGAGGGGTTAAAACACATAAAACAAGTCTTAATGACAGAGGATGACCTTGACCTTTTTCTGCTGCGCGGGAAAAAGCAGAAAGTTGGAAGAAAAGGGGTATATCTGGAAATTGCAAAAGAAAAAATCTATTTTATGGCAGCAGATACATGGCTGCACTTTGGCAGAGAAGTTCTTGTCCGGTATGATCCGACGGATTTATCCAGCGTTCGCATTTACGACATGGAAGACAGATATATGGCGACATGGGAAGTGGAACGAACGTTGCTCTTAAACTTCCTTGAAAGCGACACGGATAGACTGGCCGAAGCAAACGAAAAGTTAGCAAGTGTTAGAAAATCAGTGAAACAGTATGCCAAAGATATGTTTGCGAATATGCGGCCGGATACCAAGATTGATATTTTGGATCTGCAAATCCGAAAAGCGCATAGGCTCACAGAAGGAACGCTGATTGAGCAGAGCAGTCTGGTAGAAGTCAGAAGATACGAAGAAAAGAAGCTACATCAAGCAACCGGCACCGACAATGCGGTTGTCATTGACATTGACCGAATGAACCGGAATGGAGAAAGGAGAAAAAGAGGATGA
- a CDS encoding conjugal transfer protein, whose amino-acid sequence MIDKILKDMKGLFKVQDKARFVKQNIPYLAFFYLGNIFSHHVRSYTGGDVIDKIFQGILELNTMSFIPSVHLMDILTGIVVAAIIKFIIYTKGKNAKKFRQGKEYGSARWVA is encoded by the coding sequence GTGATAGATAAGATATTAAAAGACATGAAAGGCTTATTCAAAGTGCAGGATAAGGCAAGGTTTGTAAAACAAAACATTCCCTATCTTGCATTTTTCTATTTAGGCAACATCTTCTCTCATCATGTAAGAAGCTATACCGGTGGTGATGTGATAGACAAAATCTTTCAAGGAATATTAGAACTTAATACCATGAGCTTTATTCCAAGCGTACACCTTATGGATATACTGACAGGAATCGTTGTTGCTGCTATAATTAAATTCATTATCTATACCAAAGGTAAAAATGCCAAGAAGTTCAGGCAAGGAAAAGAGTATGGTTCAGCAAGATGGGTTGCATAA
- a CDS encoding recombinase, giving the protein MIEYTNKITALYSRLSVGDEDRDGGESNSIVNQKAFLERYARDKKLINIRHYIDDDESGRFFDRSAYTQMISDVEQGKIGIVIMKDMTRWGRDYLQVGNAMEIFRRNNVRFIAINNGIDSIDQNTLEFAPFINIMSEWYARDISKKVKTGIKTKGANGKPVATEAPYGYIKDPENKDYWIVDKEAAEVVKLIFRLFMEGKNRNQIAVYLKEKEILTPTFYMKRQDRGTAKSKPLNEENRYNWNKATITRILKRQEYCGDVVNFKTEKHYRDKRNHYVDKSKWQITENVHEPIIDRITFENVERMLKNAPVKRPNGDGEIHALSGLMYCKDCGTKMHIRTIHKNGKVQHVTYCSEYAKGKAKHPKCNSPHRIDVDEVMENIAEVLRNIAQYSLENKVEFEKIVKDSLYKEQTEEVKKNQKRMPQITDRMEQIERVMNKLYEDNALGNMDTERYEQLSRKYAEEYYTLKEEKEEIKERLSECENASQRTKNFIRLAESYSNFEELTPNIINEFISKIVVHERDVKRAKYVVQRIEVYFNYIGKFENELTKQIEPTEQEMLQMREEIEEAKKEKSRAYHREYSKAYRAKNLEKCREYEKLKAREYRAKKKLLQAIT; this is encoded by the coding sequence ATGATAGAATACACAAACAAAATCACAGCACTATACTCCCGCCTTTCAGTTGGTGATGAAGATAGAGATGGTGGCGAGAGTAATAGTATTGTCAATCAAAAAGCATTTTTAGAAAGGTATGCAAGAGATAAAAAGCTGATAAACATTCGCCATTATATCGACGATGATGAAAGCGGTAGGTTCTTTGACCGTTCAGCTTATACACAGATGATAAGCGATGTAGAGCAAGGCAAAATCGGAATTGTCATCATGAAAGATATGACAAGATGGGGAAGAGATTATCTCCAAGTAGGAAATGCGATGGAGATATTTAGAAGAAACAATGTACGCTTTATCGCTATCAATAACGGAATAGACAGCATTGACCAAAACACATTGGAATTTGCTCCCTTTATCAACATCATGTCAGAGTGGTATGCAAGAGACATCAGCAAGAAAGTAAAGACAGGAATTAAGACCAAAGGAGCAAACGGAAAGCCTGTCGCAACAGAAGCTCCATACGGCTATATAAAAGACCCTGAGAACAAAGATTATTGGATCGTTGATAAAGAAGCTGCCGAAGTTGTAAAACTCATTTTCAGGCTATTTATGGAGGGGAAAAACAGAAATCAGATAGCCGTTTATCTGAAAGAAAAAGAAATACTAACCCCAACCTTTTATATGAAACGACAAGACAGAGGAACAGCCAAAAGCAAACCTCTCAATGAAGAAAACAGATACAACTGGAACAAAGCAACCATAACACGCATACTGAAAAGACAAGAGTATTGTGGCGATGTAGTCAACTTCAAGACCGAAAAGCATTACAGAGATAAGAGAAACCATTATGTAGATAAAAGCAAATGGCAAATAACAGAAAATGTGCATGAGCCGATTATAGATAGAATTACCTTTGAAAATGTAGAGCGTATGTTAAAAAACGCACCTGTAAAAAGACCAAACGGAGATGGAGAAATTCACGCACTTTCAGGACTGATGTATTGTAAAGATTGCGGAACAAAAATGCACATTCGCACCATACACAAAAACGGAAAAGTACAGCATGTAACCTATTGCAGTGAATATGCCAAAGGAAAAGCAAAGCACCCTAAATGCAACTCCCCACATCGCATTGATGTAGATGAAGTTATGGAAAATATTGCCGAAGTTTTACGAAACATAGCACAGTATTCTTTAGAAAATAAAGTAGAGTTTGAAAAAATTGTGAAAGATAGTCTGTATAAAGAGCAAACCGAAGAAGTCAAGAAGAACCAAAAGCGTATGCCACAAATCACAGACCGAATGGAACAGATAGAAAGAGTGATGAATAAGCTCTATGAAGATAATGCACTTGGAAATATGGATACGGAACGCTATGAACAGTTATCAAGAAAGTATGCAGAAGAATACTACACCTTAAAAGAAGAAAAAGAAGAAATCAAAGAACGCTTATCCGAATGTGAAAATGCAAGCCAAAGGACAAAAAATTTTATCAGACTTGCAGAAAGCTACTCAAACTTTGAAGAACTTACCCCTAACATTATCAATGAGTTTATCAGTAAAATCGTAGTCCACGAAAGAGATGTAAAAAGAGCAAAATATGTTGTTCAACGAATAGAGGTTTATTTTAACTATATCGGAAAATTTGAAAATGAACTGACAAAACAGATAGAGCCGACAGAACAAGAAATGCTACAAATGAGGGAAGAAATAGAAGAAGCAAAGAAAGAAAAATCAAGAGCCTATCATAGAGAATATTCAAAAGCATACAGAGCCAAAAATCTTGAAAAGTGTCGAGAGTATGAAAAATTAAAAGCAAGAGAATACAGAGCAAAAAAGAAGTTACTACAAGCAATAACCTAA
- a CDS encoding XRE family transcriptional regulator has product MQLQEKIKSIRLNANLTQSEFAKELGISQGRISEIEKGNHKPSFETLQALKDKFNVSLDWLFSSDNSSSDNLIELSEFEANILKLISQLPDREKYKLEGMLEYKVAEMNEAKTEEKKYSAYTF; this is encoded by the coding sequence ATGCAACTACAAGAAAAAATCAAGTCTATTCGTTTAAATGCCAATCTGACACAATCGGAATTTGCCAAAGAATTAGGAATCTCTCAAGGTAGAATAAGTGAAATCGAGAAGGGAAACCATAAACCATCTTTTGAAACTTTACAAGCACTTAAGGATAAATTCAATGTTTCGTTAGATTGGTTATTTAGTTCTGATAATTCATCTTCAGATAATCTCATTGAATTGTCCGAGTTTGAAGCCAATATTTTAAAACTAATCTCTCAGTTGCCTGACAGGGAAAAATATAAATTAGAAGGAATGTTAGAGTATAAAGTTGCTGAAATGAATGAAGCGAAAACAGAAGAAAAAAAGTATTCCGCCTATACTTTTTAA
- a CDS encoding nucleoside triphosphate hydrolase gives MMSEMKRIMIEDTEYSYDPEREYIKDGHAYCKNCHERKDGKALEMLGKKRIYKVSCKCDRDREAKQKAREKQMEIERLKRSCFASLIQWSYTFDNYQGEENQSLTIAKNFVKEYEEMKKENIGLLFYGSVGSGKTYLACSIANALIEQYQISVKIRNFAQIINNLQKSGFDFDKNEYIESLVNTSVLILDDLGIERDTSYAKEQVYNIVNNRYLKQKPTIFTTNLSYDTISNCTESVEYQRIYSRIIEMCIPVMVVGEDYRKMIQKEKLNRNKERLLNGGDRS, from the coding sequence ATGATGAGTGAGATGAAAAGAATAATGATTGAGGATACCGAGTATTCCTACGATCCGGAAAGAGAATATATCAAAGACGGACACGCCTATTGCAAGAACTGTCATGAAAGAAAAGATGGAAAAGCCTTAGAGATGCTTGGTAAAAAGAGAATCTACAAAGTTTCCTGCAAGTGCGACAGAGACAGAGAAGCCAAACAAAAGGCAAGAGAAAAGCAGATGGAGATTGAGCGATTAAAAAGAAGTTGTTTTGCCTCCCTTATTCAGTGGTCATATACCTTTGATAATTATCAAGGAGAGGAAAATCAGAGTCTTACCATTGCAAAAAACTTTGTAAAAGAGTATGAGGAGATGAAAAAGGAAAATATCGGACTGTTATTCTATGGTTCAGTCGGAAGCGGAAAAACATATCTTGCCTGCTCCATTGCCAATGCACTCATAGAGCAGTATCAGATAAGTGTAAAGATAAGAAACTTTGCTCAGATAATCAACAATCTTCAAAAAAGCGGATTTGATTTTGATAAAAATGAGTATATCGAATCGCTTGTAAATACTTCCGTTCTCATCTTAGATGATTTGGGAATAGAAAGAGATACCAGCTATGCCAAAGAACAGGTCTATAACATTGTCAATAACAGATACCTGAAACAAAAACCGACCATATTTACAACCAATCTTTCCTACGACACCATTTCAAACTGCACAGAAAGTGTGGAATATCAGCGTATTTACTCAAGGATTATTGAGATGTGTATTCCGGTGATGGTTGTCGGAGAAGATTACAGGAAGATGATTCAAAAAGAGAAGTTAAACCGAAATAAAGAACGATTACTAAACGGAGGTGATAGAAGTTGA
- a CDS encoding transcriptional regulator, giving the protein MKKKTIYGIKIKKRLTELGMTQVELSGRLGIAPAYLTYIITGERGGWKYRQRINEILWPAKELESVI; this is encoded by the coding sequence ATGAAGAAAAAAACTATATACGGTATCAAAATAAAAAAGCGATTAACGGAATTAGGAATGACACAAGTGGAGCTTTCGGGGCGGTTAGGAATTGCTCCGGCATATTTAACCTATATTATTACGGGAGAGCGGGGCGGTTGGAAATACCGCCAAAGAATCAATGAAATTTTATGGCCAGCCAAAGAACTGGAATCCGTAATCTAA
- a CDS encoding DNA-binding protein: MEDIADEQQKALAELIGIENYKKLVEVYGGSSIYVYKRDSFLRTLRDKKIREEFRGDYKVLAQKYNLTEVAIRKIVDEKNSPLQGQIAFDF, encoded by the coding sequence ATGGAAGATATTGCCGATGAGCAGCAAAAAGCCTTGGCAGAGCTGATTGGCATTGAAAACTACAAAAAGCTTGTAGAAGTCTACGGCGGCAGCAGCATATACGTCTACAAGCGAGATAGTTTTTTACGAACGTTAAGGGATAAAAAAATCAGAGAGGAATTTCGAGGCGATTATAAAGTGTTGGCGCAAAAATACAATTTAACGGAAGTAGCAATCCGAAAAATCGTAGATGAAAAGAACAGTCCCCTTCAAGGACAGATTGCCTTTGATTTTTAA
- a CDS encoding AbrB family transcriptional regulator, which translates to MINEKKISKTGSITIPSHLRRELGLIAGEKVKIEKDEAGNFFIQRIEGSCIFCGANEELKKVKGKFICKDCIEAVLAKKEDENGAKN; encoded by the coding sequence ATGATTAATGAAAAGAAAATCAGTAAAACCGGAAGCATCACCATTCCCAGCCACCTGCGGCGGGAGTTGGGGCTTATCGCAGGCGAAAAGGTAAAAATTGAGAAGGACGAAGCAGGAAATTTTTTCATTCAGCGAATTGAAGGAAGTTGTATTTTTTGCGGGGCAAATGAAGAATTAAAAAAAGTAAAAGGTAAATTCATCTGCAAAGACTGCATAGAGGCGGTTTTGGCAAAAAAAGAGGACGAAAATGGGGCTAAAAATTAA